From the genome of Aricia agestis chromosome 9, ilAriAges1.1, whole genome shotgun sequence, one region includes:
- the LOC121730571 gene encoding uncharacterized protein LOC121730571, whose translation MNLTYSLYLQNLPRSLPPCKSELLQQFLRANYICAIWNNAHLKKPTTYEPVNNGWILEDDHYQFKWFEGDQLPNYVSESLKTVSEAGEEDDVDNDESREWSSSDDENEDINYDDNEED comes from the exons ATGAATCTTACTTACAGCCTGTACCTACAGAATCTTCCACGAAGTTTACCACCTTGTAAAAGTGAGCTACTACAGCAATTTTTGCGAGCAAATTATATATGCGCTATCTGGAACAATGCTCATTTGAAAAAACCAACAACATATGAACCAGTAAATAATGGTTGGATTTTGGAAGATGACCACTACCAGTTTAAATGGTTTGAAGGGGATCAACTACCGAATTATGTCAGTGAATCGCTTAAAACCGTATcag AAGCAGGCGAAGAAGACGATGTTGATAACGATGAATCTAGGGAGTGGAGTAGCAGTGACGACGAAAATGAAGATATCAACTACGATGACAATGAAGAagattaa